One Mycolicibacterium fortuitum subsp. fortuitum genomic window carries:
- the crp gene encoding cAMP-activated global transcriptional regulator CRP, with protein sequence MDEILARAGIFQGVEPTAVSALTKQLQPVDFPRGHTVFAEGEPGDRLYIIISGKVKIGRRSPDGRENLLTIMGPSDMFGELSIFDPGPRTSSATTITEVRAVSMDRDALRAWIADRPEIAEQLLRVLARRLRRTNNNLADLIFTDVPGRVAKQLLQLAQRFGTQEGGALRVTHDLTQEEIAQLVGASRETVNKALADFAHRGWIRLEGKSVLISDSERLARRAR encoded by the coding sequence GTGGACGAGATCCTGGCCAGGGCCGGAATCTTCCAGGGCGTCGAACCGACCGCCGTTTCGGCGCTGACGAAGCAGTTGCAGCCCGTCGACTTTCCGCGCGGGCACACCGTCTTCGCCGAGGGCGAGCCCGGCGACCGCCTGTACATCATCATTTCCGGCAAGGTGAAGATCGGCCGCCGGTCACCGGACGGCCGGGAGAACCTGCTGACCATCATGGGTCCGTCGGACATGTTCGGCGAGCTGTCGATCTTCGACCCGGGGCCTCGTACCTCGAGCGCCACCACCATCACCGAGGTGCGCGCGGTCTCGATGGACCGCGACGCGCTGCGCGCGTGGATCGCGGACCGTCCCGAGATCGCCGAGCAGCTGCTGCGGGTGCTCGCACGTCGTCTGCGCCGCACCAACAACAACCTGGCGGACCTGATCTTCACCGACGTGCCCGGCCGGGTGGCCAAGCAGCTTTTGCAGCTGGCCCAGCGGTTCGGCACCCAGGAGGGCGGGGCGCTTCGCGTCACGCACGACCTCACGCAGGAAGAGATCGCCCAGCTCGTCGGCGCGTCCCGCGAGACCGTCAACAAGGCGCTGGCCGATTTCGCCCACCGCGGCTGGA